Below is a genomic region from Brassica oleracea var. oleracea cultivar TO1000 chromosome C9, BOL, whole genome shotgun sequence.
ATCCCGAGCCTCGCGTCGTGAAACCATGGGAGGAGGAGGAGGAGGAGCACTCGCGAACCACATTTTTGTGTACGGAACGCTGAAAAGAAACCATCCGAACCATTTCCTCTTAGAGGATCTCATCTCAAAGAACGACGCCGTTTACGTCGGTCAACGCACGACCCGGTTATCGTACCCGCTCGTCACGGGTCTCTACGGGATCCCTTACTTGATCAACCAATCCGGGTCGGGTCAACGGATCCGCGGCGAGCTTTACTCGGTTTCAAAACGCGGGCTTGTGAGGCTTGACGAGTTGGAAGGGATCAAAGTCGAGCACTACGAGAGGCTGCCCGTGGAAGTGGTTGAGGAGGAGGAGTCTAACGGCGTCGTTTTGGCGGAGGCTTACTTTGCTCATCGTAGGTTCGGTGAGAGATTGTGGGAGAAGAAAGGAAAGCTTGGGATGTGTGAGTTCGGTGTAAACGACGGCGTTTTGTATGTTAGGCCCAGGGATAGGCCCAGGTTTAGCTCTGTTATTGATGAAATTGAAGCTTTTGTGTCTTCTACTAATGATTGATTCAATGGTTTATTGCAAATATAACAACGCGTCGTATAGCTCAAAATTCGATCGTTGCTGTTACTAATAATTGGTTGCTTTCGATGATTGTGATTATGTTAAGCTCTGTTCTTGATGAAAACTGAAGCTTTTGTAAGTTTAAATAATGTGTGTAGCTAAATATTTGATCTTTGCTATCATTTTGGAGTAAGAAGACCTCTAGAGAGTAATGAAATGGTCTATTGTTTAGATGATTATGGTTTAGAGGTACTGTGATTCTCATATTGGTCATGCTCAAGCTTCTAAACAAGAAAGATGTTACCATAATCATCGTCAAAAGCTTTAAGCTTTGATAGAGTCAGACCCCCAAATGAATCATATACCTTCTTTAATGACAGTAACTATTTATTATTAGATTATCATATTTTATGTATCTACCAAACTACCACCAAACTCTATAATTTTCAAACTACAATAAACTTTTAGGTTTAGGAGAGGATACTAATCATGTTTGTGATAATGATTTTGTTATTTGATTGCTATTCTACTATACTATTCATTTAACATATACCATTTAACTCCTATGTTTTACGAAGAAAGTAAGCAACGATTATAGATTACAGGTTGATGAGTGGTAGTAGGA
It encodes:
- the LOC106313644 gene encoding putative gamma-glutamylcyclotransferase At3g02910; translation: MGGGGGGALANHIFVYGTLKRNHPNHFLLEDLISKNDAVYVGQRTTRLSYPLVTGLYGIPYLINQSGSGQRIRGELYSVSKRGLVRLDELEGIKVEHYERLPVEVVEEEESNGVVLAEAYFAHRRFGERLWEKKGKLGMCEFGVNDGVLYVRPRDRPRFSSVIDEIEAFVSSTND